The following are from one region of the Fusarium verticillioides 7600 chromosome 1, whole genome shotgun sequence genome:
- a CDS encoding 2-methylcitrate synthase, mitochondrial → MALNLTSSRRALGSLKPLTRAAFSGVRGYATAEPDLKATLREAIPAKRELLKKVKAHSNKVLGEVKVENTLGGMRGLKAMVWEGSVLDANEGIRFHGRTIKDCQKELPKGKTGTEMLPEAMFWLLLTGQVPSVNQVRTFSRELAEKAQIPEFISKMLDNFPKDLHPMTQFAMAVSALNYESKFAKAYEQGLNKADYWEPTFDDCISLLAKLPTIAAKIYQNAYRGGGALPAEVDLEQDWSYNFAAMLGKGGKENENFQDLLRLYLALHGDHEGGNVSAHATHLVGSALSDPFLSYSAGLQGLAGPLHGLAAQEVLRWIIQMKEAIPANYTEQDVNDYLWSTLNSGRVVPGYGHAVLRKPDPRFEALMDYAAARPEIANDPVFQLVEKNSRIAPEVLKKHGKTKNPYPNVDSSSGVLFHHYGFHETLYYTATFGVSRGLGPLAQLIWDRALGLPIERPKSINLEGILKQVEGQ, encoded by the exons ATGGCTCTCAACTTGACATCCTCCCGCAGGGCTCTGGGCTCCCTCAAG CCCCTCACCCGTGCCGCTTTCTCAGGTGTCCGCGGCTATGCCACCGCAGAGCCTGATCTCAAGGCCACTCTGCGCGAGGCCATCCCCGCCAAGCGCgagctcctcaagaaggtcaaggcccACTCCAACAAGGTCCTcggcgaggtcaaggtcgagaaCACCCTCGGCGGCATGCGCGGCCTCAAGGCCATGGTCTGGGAGGGTTCCGTCCTCGACGCCAACGAGGGCATTCGCTTCCACGGCCGCACCATCAAGGACTGCCAGAAGGAGCTCCCCAAGGGAAAGACGGGAACTGAGATGCTCCCCGAAGCCATGTTCTGGCTGCTCCTCACCGGCCAGGTCCCCTCCGTGAACCAGGTCCGCACATTCTCTCGCGAACTCGCGGAGAAGGCGCAGATTCCAGAGTTCATCTCAAAGATGCTGGATAACTTCCCTAAGGATCTTCATCCCATGACACAGTTCGCCATGGCTGTTTCTGCGCTCAACTACGAGTCTAAGTTCGCCAAGGCTTATGAGCAGGGTCTTAATAAGGCTGATTACTGGGAGCCTACCTTTGACGATTGTATCTCGTTGTTGGCCAAGCTTCCTACCATTGCGGCCAAGATCTACCAGAATGCTTACCGTGGTGGTGGCGCTCTGCCAGCtgaggttgatcttgagcagGATTGGTCGTACAACTTTGCTGCTATGCTTGGAAAGGGTGgaaaggagaatgagaactTTCAGGATCTTCTGAGACTTTACCTTGCTCTTCACGGTGATCACGAGGGCGGTAATGTCTCTGCTCACGCCACTCACTTGGTTGGAAGTGCTCTGTCGGATCCTTTCCTGTCTTACAGTGCTGGTCTCCAGGGTCTCGCTGGACCTCTTCACGG TCTCGCTGCCCAGGAAGTCCTCCGATGGATCATCCAGATGAAGGAAGCCATCCCCGCCAACTACACCGAGCAAGACGTCAACGACTATCTCTGGTCCACCCTCAACTCCGGCCGCGTCGTCCCCGGCTACGGCCACGCCGTCCTCCGCAAGCCCGACCCCCGCTTCGAAGCCCTCATGGACTACGCAGCCGCGCGTCCCGAGATCGCCAACGACCCCGTCTTCCagctcgttgagaagaacagccGCATCGCCCCCgaggtcctcaagaagcaCGGCAAGACCAAGAACCCCTACCCCAACGTCGACAGCTCCTCTGGAGTCCTGTTTCACCACTATGGCTTCCACGAGACGCTGTACTACACTGCTACCTTTGGTGTCTCTCGTGGTCTCGGACCTCTGGCTCAGTTGATCTGGGACAGGGCTCTGGGTCTGCCTATCGAGAGACCTAAGAGCATTAACCTTGAGGGCATTCTTAAGCAGGTTGAGGGTCAATAA
- a CDS encoding murein transglycosylase, producing MSLTFRPATPQDVTPLRALIMSAYRGPDSRAGWTTEADLLADERISPTDLLAKITDPNGAVILAFTSSPSSSGASTPEGDSDPRLVGCCEVVQKDSERAYFGLFAVSPKLQAGGIGKQVLAYAENYAVRNWGTKIMTMWVIWTRKELIEWYIRRGYVKTGEKSPFPYEGLVNGKALRDDLYFDHLEKVLA from the coding sequence ATGTCTCTCACATTCCGCCCCGCAACACCACAAGATGTCACCCCCCTCCGCGCCCTCATAATGTCAGCCTACCGCGGCCCCGACTCCCGCGCAGGCTGGACAACAGAAGCAGACCTCCTCGCCGACGAGCGCATATCCCCCACAGATctcctcgccaagatcacCGATCCCAACGGCGCAGTCATTCTCGCCTTCACAAGCTCCCCCTCATCATCTGGAGCATCAACACCAGAAGGCGACAGCGATCCCCGTCTCGTCGGATGCTGCGAAGTTGTGCAGAAAGACTCTGAGCGCGCTTACTTTGGCCTCTTTGCGGTGTCGCCGAAGCTTCAGGCTGGTGGTATTGGAAAGCAGGTGCTTGCATATGCGGAGAATTACGCGGTTAGGAATTGGGGAACAAAGATCATGACGATGTGGGTTATTTGGACGAGGAAGGAGTTGATTGAGTGGTATATTAGAAGGGGATATGTTAAGACCGGGGAGAAGAGTCCGTTTCCGTATGAGGGGCTTGTTAATGGTAAGGCGTTGAGGGATGATTTGTACTTTGATCATCTAGAGAAGGTGTTGGCATAG